The proteins below come from a single Rhizobium sp. BT04 genomic window:
- a CDS encoding ABC transporter ATP-binding protein produces MTGLTLKDIRKSYGSVDVLHGIDLDIKQGEFIVFVGPSGCGKSTLLRMIAGLEAITGGEMYIDGHLVNDVPPSKRGIAMVFQSYALYPHMTVFDNMAFGMKIAGESKQEIDRRVRAAAESLQLTKYLDRLPKALSGGQRQRVAIGRAICRDPKVFLFDEPLSNLDAALRVATRIEIARLNEQMADTTMIYVTHDQVEAMTLADRIVVLSAGNIEQVGAPLELYERPANLFVAKFIGSPAMNIIPATVAGTGSQTTVTLTGGMSVTLDVATDAAETGKQASFGVRPEDLRVADGADYLFEGEVSIVEALGEVTLLYIEGLVPGEPIVVKLPGIYDVKKGQRMRFAADRQKLHLFDATGHTYRK; encoded by the coding sequence ATGACTGGACTGACGCTGAAGGATATCCGCAAATCCTACGGTTCCGTGGACGTTCTCCACGGGATCGACCTCGATATCAAGCAAGGCGAGTTTATCGTCTTCGTCGGTCCGTCGGGCTGCGGCAAGTCCACGCTTCTGCGCATGATCGCCGGCCTCGAGGCGATCACCGGCGGTGAAATGTATATTGACGGCCATCTCGTCAATGACGTGCCGCCCTCCAAGCGCGGCATCGCCATGGTCTTCCAGTCCTATGCGCTCTACCCGCACATGACCGTCTTCGACAACATGGCCTTCGGCATGAAGATTGCCGGTGAAAGCAAGCAGGAAATCGACCGCCGCGTGCGGGCCGCGGCCGAGAGCCTGCAGCTGACCAAATATCTCGACCGCCTGCCGAAAGCCCTTTCCGGCGGCCAGCGCCAGCGCGTGGCGATCGGCCGCGCCATCTGCCGCGATCCGAAGGTCTTCCTGTTCGACGAGCCGCTGTCCAACCTCGATGCCGCGCTGCGCGTCGCCACCCGCATCGAGATCGCCCGCCTGAACGAACAGATGGCCGATACGACGATGATCTACGTCACCCACGACCAGGTCGAGGCGATGACGCTGGCCGACCGCATCGTCGTTCTCTCCGCCGGCAATATCGAGCAGGTCGGCGCGCCGCTGGAGCTCTACGAGCGCCCGGCCAACCTCTTCGTTGCGAAATTTATCGGCTCGCCGGCCATGAACATCATCCCGGCGACGGTGGCCGGCACCGGAAGCCAGACGACGGTGACGCTGACCGGCGGCATGTCGGTGACGCTCGATGTGGCGACCGACGCGGCCGAAACCGGCAAGCAGGCAAGCTTCGGCGTTCGTCCGGAGGATCTCCGGGTTGCCGATGGCGCTGACTACCTTTTCGAAGGTGAAGTGTCGATCGTCGAAGCGCTCGGCGAAGTGACGCTGCTCTATATCGAAGGCCTGGTGCCCGGCGAACCGATCGTCGTCAAGCTGCCCGGCATCTACGATGTGAAGAAGGGCCAGAGGATGCGCTTTGCCGCCGACAGGCAGAAGTTGCATCTCTTTGATGCAACCGGTCACACCTACCGGAAATGA